From one Catellatospora sp. IY07-71 genomic stretch:
- a CDS encoding SDR family NAD(P)-dependent oxidoreductase, whose amino-acid sequence MKTVLITGTSSGIGLATAVAAARAGYTVIATMREPARAQPLLEAADTAGVTVEVHRLDVTDADSIAGCVDAVVQRHGRLDAVVNNAGISNFDPTMEMSTMDDLRANMEVNFFGVIALSRVAMPLLRAAGGRLVTIGSVHGVVGQPFNEAYCAAKFAVEGFMESLAPVAAAHGVRVSVIVPGFVLGTRFGVFPDINRRTIQAASGAYAPTFAAYFDWVVSQGWAAAGQEAPEVAETVVRTLTAEDPPFRVATSAWADGYLREKLADRTGERIQTLARTWIGAA is encoded by the coding sequence GTGAAGACGGTCCTCATCACCGGCACCTCGTCGGGTATCGGCCTGGCCACCGCGGTCGCCGCCGCCCGAGCCGGGTACACCGTCATCGCCACCATGCGCGAACCCGCCCGCGCGCAGCCCCTGCTGGAGGCCGCCGACACGGCCGGGGTCACGGTCGAGGTGCACCGCCTCGACGTCACCGACGCCGACTCCATCGCCGGGTGCGTCGACGCGGTGGTCCAGCGGCACGGGCGGCTCGACGCGGTGGTCAACAACGCCGGCATCTCCAACTTCGACCCGACGATGGAGATGTCCACCATGGACGACCTGCGCGCCAACATGGAGGTGAACTTCTTCGGCGTCATCGCGCTCAGCCGCGTCGCGATGCCGCTGCTGCGGGCCGCCGGTGGCCGCCTGGTGACCATCGGCAGCGTCCACGGCGTCGTGGGACAGCCCTTCAACGAGGCCTACTGCGCGGCCAAGTTCGCCGTCGAGGGCTTCATGGAGAGCCTGGCGCCCGTCGCCGCCGCCCACGGCGTCAGGGTCTCTGTCATCGTGCCCGGATTCGTGCTCGGCACCCGCTTCGGCGTGTTCCCCGACATCAACCGCAGGACCATCCAGGCCGCCTCCGGTGCGTACGCGCCGACGTTCGCGGCGTACTTCGACTGGGTGGTCAGCCAGGGCTGGGCGGCAGCCGGGCAGGAGGCACCCGAGGTGGCCGAGACCGTGGTGCGCACCCTGACCGCCGAAGATCCGCCGTTTCGCGTGGCGACCAGCGCCTGGGCCGACGGCTACCTCCGCGAGAAGCTCGCCGACCGCACCGGCGAGCGCATCCAGACCCTGGCCCGCACCTGGATCGGGGCCGCATG
- a CDS encoding MFS transporter has product MRLPQALGRQFNLFWAGHAVSTVGDRITTLVVPAVMIFALQSSAFEVGVVAMAQYLGIPLIGPIAGVLVDRWDKRLTMIACDLIRLAAIAAIPVAYWLGVLSTPLLFLCVAAISGATIFFNVGALVAVPAAMEQEQLVRAYSRLEGTRSVSEVAGPSIAAGLYSALGVAALLVDAASYLVSATCFRYMRPWGVRTTQEGSVWSRLTLGFRLNWADPVLRRVCLAAITLNSGGPVFVTVLPILAYQGLGMSVAAFGAAMSVAAVGALLGAVVAPKVAGRLGAGRTLAWALLLHCLVGLGVLTTPALPPGPVIAVTMSCYGFFMSCINVCSAPIRQSRMSAAHQGTMHAAFRTLTWGVIPLAALVGGLSVSVLTAPLGVLDAARWTMAGGTILAAFSFLWAIGVQQLLDQADRDRAAAAAEPVAELAESAS; this is encoded by the coding sequence GTGAGGCTGCCGCAGGCGCTGGGACGCCAGTTCAACCTGTTCTGGGCCGGGCACGCCGTCAGCACCGTCGGCGACCGGATCACGACCCTCGTGGTGCCCGCCGTCATGATCTTCGCGCTGCAGTCGTCGGCCTTCGAGGTCGGCGTCGTGGCGATGGCGCAGTATCTGGGCATCCCGCTGATCGGGCCGATCGCCGGCGTCCTCGTCGACCGCTGGGACAAGCGGCTGACCATGATCGCGTGCGATCTCATCCGCCTCGCCGCGATCGCCGCCATCCCGGTGGCGTACTGGCTCGGCGTGCTGTCCACGCCGCTGCTGTTCCTCTGCGTCGCGGCCATCAGCGGCGCGACGATCTTCTTCAACGTCGGCGCCCTCGTGGCCGTGCCCGCGGCCATGGAGCAGGAGCAGCTCGTCCGGGCCTATTCCCGGCTGGAGGGGACGCGCTCGGTGTCCGAGGTGGCCGGACCGTCGATCGCCGCAGGGCTCTACAGCGCCCTCGGCGTCGCCGCGCTGCTCGTCGACGCCGCCAGCTACCTGGTCTCGGCGACCTGCTTCCGCTACATGCGGCCGTGGGGCGTCAGGACGACGCAGGAAGGGTCGGTGTGGTCGCGGCTGACGCTGGGCTTCCGCCTCAACTGGGCTGACCCCGTCCTGCGCCGGGTCTGCCTCGCGGCGATCACGCTGAACTCGGGCGGCCCCGTCTTCGTCACCGTGCTGCCGATCCTGGCCTACCAGGGGCTCGGGATGTCGGTCGCGGCGTTCGGCGCGGCCATGTCCGTCGCCGCGGTGGGGGCGCTGCTGGGCGCCGTCGTCGCGCCGAAGGTGGCCGGCAGACTGGGCGCGGGGCGGACCCTGGCCTGGGCCCTGCTACTGCACTGCCTGGTCGGACTCGGGGTCCTCACCACCCCGGCGCTGCCGCCCGGCCCGGTGATCGCCGTGACGATGAGCTGCTACGGCTTCTTCATGTCCTGCATCAACGTCTGCAGCGCCCCGATCCGCCAGTCCCGCATGAGCGCCGCGCACCAGGGCACCATGCACGCCGCGTTCCGGACCCTGACCTGGGGCGTCATCCCGCTGGCCGCGCTGGTCGGCGGCCTGTCGGTCAGCGTGCTCACCGCGCCCCTGGGCGTGCTCGACGCGGCACGGTGGACGATGGCCGGCGGCACGATCCTGGCGGCGTTCTCCTTCCTCTGGGCGATCGGTGTCCAGCAGCTGCTGGACCAGGCCGACCGCGATCGTGCGGCCGCGGCGGCCGAGCCGGTGGCCGAGCTGGCGGAGAGCGCGTCGTGA
- a CDS encoding AMP-binding protein, with the protein MTSFSLAPPAAEPRLPVAQRSLALLKTVPALAPRYAGHDKLLTLDDVAAVPPLRKDDLNVALAHLRPKAQQGATWLFQSGGSTGAPKVGYAPTGFYMQGVWDHWKALDRDDVFVNAWGAGRMWGAHFLAAAYADLAGSQVIALGSVTADEYADWLSFFDARQVTAIGGTPSVLRLWFANARSAGRKLPHLRKVLWLGEAWHSALDEDIAEVAPHAQRWGMFGSTETWVVGTNSPRCPADSFHTLPEQLVHVGDDELLDFTTLNPEMLNPVLRYQTGDAGEFADCPCGGGRVMRVLGRRDSVVQVRGLGLHVDDVIARAEREPGVSRAQVVITEQRGRAATVELLLLAAGGFGEQGAQRLRQDLLASTFTLSTAFLHDPQSFQVRITDSLITNERTGKTAGFVLREQQ; encoded by the coding sequence ATGACCTCCTTCTCGCTGGCGCCGCCGGCCGCCGAGCCACGCCTGCCCGTCGCCCAGCGCTCGCTGGCGCTGCTGAAGACGGTGCCCGCCCTGGCGCCGCGCTACGCCGGACACGACAAGCTGCTCACCCTCGACGACGTGGCCGCCGTGCCGCCGCTGCGCAAGGACGACCTCAACGTCGCCCTGGCCCACCTGCGGCCGAAAGCGCAGCAGGGCGCCACGTGGCTGTTCCAGAGCGGGGGCAGCACCGGAGCGCCGAAGGTCGGGTACGCGCCCACCGGCTTCTACATGCAGGGCGTGTGGGATCACTGGAAAGCCCTCGACCGCGACGACGTGTTCGTCAACGCCTGGGGCGCGGGCCGGATGTGGGGTGCCCACTTCCTCGCCGCCGCTTACGCCGACCTGGCCGGTTCGCAGGTCATCGCGCTGGGCTCGGTGACCGCCGACGAGTACGCCGACTGGCTGTCGTTCTTCGACGCGCGCCAGGTGACCGCGATCGGCGGCACGCCCAGCGTCCTGCGCCTGTGGTTCGCCAACGCCCGTTCGGCCGGCCGCAAGCTGCCCCACCTGCGCAAGGTGCTGTGGCTCGGCGAAGCCTGGCACAGCGCACTGGACGAGGACATCGCCGAGGTGGCCCCCCACGCACAGCGCTGGGGGATGTTCGGCAGCACCGAGACCTGGGTCGTCGGGACCAACTCGCCGCGGTGCCCGGCCGACTCCTTCCACACCCTGCCCGAGCAGCTGGTCCACGTCGGCGACGACGAGCTGCTCGACTTCACCACGCTCAATCCGGAGATGCTCAACCCGGTGCTGCGCTACCAGACCGGCGACGCCGGTGAGTTCGCCGACTGCCCCTGCGGCGGCGGCCGCGTGATGCGGGTCCTGGGCCGTCGCGACAGCGTCGTCCAGGTACGCGGGCTGGGCCTGCACGTCGACGACGTCATCGCCCGGGCTGAGCGGGAGCCCGGCGTGTCGCGGGCGCAGGTCGTCATCACCGAGCAGCGCGGCCGGGCGGCCACCGTGGAGCTGCTGCTGCTGGCCGCCGGCGGCTTCGGCGAGCAGGGGGCCCAGCGGCTGCGCCAGGACCTGCTCGCGTCGACGTTCACCCTCAGCACCGCGTTCCTGCACGATCCGCAGTCGTTCCAGGTGCGGATCACCGACTCGCTGATCACCAATGAGCGCACCGGCAAGACCGCCGGCTTCGTCCTGCGGGAACAGCAGTGA
- a CDS encoding RimK family alpha-L-glutamate ligase, whose product MSTPTSGYDRDGTLRRLCWVFPDRESTKAQAAWHPFFWDAYAQVADELGLTWCRHAADAVTVDGLDSGSPRVFHEGEQVSPADTLFITALYSLPYQSMDIFNQYALYAVLEQLGFYLPFPPGLSPIANDKLATLLYFAGSPIPPIPTVRIGTGRDTGKYGYEVALEKLTYPAIVKPAGWCGGGGVNLARSAEDIRGLATLAQGGDTTLVIQPYLGDGTVDYRVYVIDGQAYPYVLRRTPEAGSPVSNASRGGVMDFPPVPPELAEATAYFARRLPIPFFCIDFLHDGERFWFSELEPDGVIAPDFDDPDRTLQHDMIRARFTAYRAGHRRWLASGGALSFNPANLGKATS is encoded by the coding sequence ATGAGCACCCCCACCTCCGGGTACGACCGGGACGGCACGCTGCGCCGCCTGTGCTGGGTCTTCCCCGACCGGGAGTCGACCAAGGCGCAGGCCGCGTGGCACCCGTTCTTCTGGGACGCCTACGCGCAGGTCGCCGACGAACTCGGGCTGACCTGGTGCCGGCACGCGGCCGACGCCGTCACCGTCGACGGACTGGACAGCGGCAGCCCCCGGGTGTTCCACGAGGGCGAGCAGGTCAGCCCTGCGGACACCCTGTTCATCACGGCGCTGTACTCACTGCCGTACCAGTCGATGGACATCTTCAACCAGTACGCCCTCTACGCGGTCCTCGAACAGCTCGGCTTCTACCTGCCGTTCCCGCCGGGGCTGTCGCCCATCGCCAACGACAAGCTGGCCACCCTGCTCTACTTCGCCGGCTCGCCGATCCCGCCGATCCCCACCGTCCGGATCGGCACCGGCCGCGACACCGGCAAGTACGGCTACGAGGTCGCGCTGGAGAAGCTGACCTACCCGGCGATCGTGAAACCGGCGGGCTGGTGCGGCGGCGGCGGGGTCAACCTGGCCCGCAGCGCCGAGGACATCCGCGGCCTGGCGACGCTGGCGCAGGGCGGCGACACCACCCTGGTGATCCAGCCCTACCTCGGTGACGGCACCGTCGACTACCGGGTCTACGTCATCGACGGCCAGGCGTATCCCTACGTGCTGCGGCGTACCCCCGAGGCGGGCTCGCCCGTCTCCAACGCCAGCCGCGGCGGCGTGATGGACTTCCCGCCCGTGCCGCCGGAGCTGGCCGAGGCGACCGCGTACTTCGCCCGCAGGCTGCCGATCCCGTTCTTCTGCATCGACTTCCTGCACGACGGCGAGCGCTTCTGGTTCTCCGAACTGGAGCCCGACGGCGTGATCGCACCGGACTTCGACGACCCTGACCGGACGCTGCAACACGACATGATCCGCGCACGCTTCACGGCATACCGCGCGGGGCACCGGCGGTGGCTGGCGTCCGGCGGCGCGCTCTCCTTCAACCCGGCGAACCTCGGAAAGGCGACCTCATGA
- a CDS encoding class I adenylate-forming enzyme family protein codes for MSDNSPIAPLAVRERFMTEPGLGAGNFLEYAAALNPHRDVPYAFTHHTDHRGAVVLRGHSLRDLVAMRDRYAKWYHANGVRPGEPVAIVVADGLQPLVHFMALNALGAIPALVNDAMRIDVMVRYLNHVGVVGVVADDTTRLLSAYRRDPQQRPRFIALAAEVAAFDAAAAPLPEQYPYRHADDDIVALIHSSGTTGTPKSTMLGHRSFWNGKQPRMVRFPAEPYDRLMSLMPHTHAGGLSYFLTATLLGLPTVIMGDWRRVTVEPVMEAFQPTMLASFPRTYVELATGDLPVKGAARVHSWFNTADAAHYGHIRRLVTLGQRPAGLIKPWLLPSEAADEQPLPGSRYIDGLGSSEMGMALFGGLFTPETPRNDRCVGRPTEVCTAAVLDEDGNEVPDGTAGLLAVKSPSLTPGYWNADRLTESFQLDGWWLTGDVARRNADGDFYHLDRTVDVIDTASGPVYSLELEEVLLADCADIVRDGVVVGVTARDGIAQEPIAVVQLQADAPERAPEAILERANKELSGRGLHPLAAVTIAATAEDYPLGPTGKVLKRELRTKFSSLLRG; via the coding sequence GTGAGCGACAACAGCCCCATCGCACCGCTGGCCGTCCGCGAGCGGTTCATGACCGAGCCGGGACTCGGCGCGGGCAATTTCCTCGAGTACGCCGCCGCGCTGAACCCCCACCGCGACGTCCCCTACGCCTTCACCCACCACACCGATCACCGGGGCGCCGTGGTGCTGCGCGGGCACAGCCTGCGTGACCTCGTCGCGATGCGGGACCGGTACGCCAAGTGGTACCACGCCAACGGCGTACGCCCGGGAGAGCCGGTCGCGATCGTCGTCGCGGACGGCCTGCAGCCGCTGGTGCACTTCATGGCGCTCAACGCGCTGGGCGCGATCCCGGCGCTGGTCAACGACGCGATGCGGATCGACGTGATGGTCCGCTACCTGAACCACGTGGGCGTGGTCGGTGTGGTCGCCGACGACACCACGCGGCTGCTCAGCGCCTACCGGCGCGACCCGCAGCAGCGCCCGCGCTTCATCGCGCTGGCCGCCGAGGTCGCGGCCTTCGACGCCGCGGCGGCGCCGCTGCCGGAGCAGTACCCGTACCGGCACGCCGACGACGACATCGTGGCGCTCATCCACTCCTCGGGCACCACCGGCACGCCGAAGTCGACGATGCTGGGCCACCGGTCGTTCTGGAACGGCAAGCAGCCCCGCATGGTCCGCTTCCCGGCGGAGCCGTACGACAGGCTGATGTCGCTCATGCCGCACACCCACGCCGGCGGCCTGAGCTACTTCCTCACCGCGACGCTGCTCGGGCTGCCGACGGTCATCATGGGCGACTGGCGGCGGGTCACGGTCGAGCCGGTGATGGAGGCGTTCCAGCCGACCATGCTCGCCTCCTTCCCGCGCACCTACGTCGAACTGGCCACCGGCGACCTGCCCGTCAAGGGCGCGGCCAGGGTGCACTCGTGGTTCAACACCGCCGACGCCGCCCACTACGGGCACATCCGGCGCCTGGTGACCCTCGGCCAGCGCCCGGCCGGGCTGATCAAACCGTGGCTGCTGCCGTCCGAGGCGGCCGACGAGCAGCCGCTGCCGGGGTCCCGGTACATCGACGGGCTGGGCTCGTCGGAGATGGGCATGGCCCTGTTCGGCGGGTTGTTCACCCCCGAGACGCCGCGCAACGACCGGTGCGTCGGCAGGCCGACCGAGGTCTGCACCGCCGCGGTGCTCGACGAGGACGGCAACGAGGTCCCCGACGGGACCGCCGGGCTGCTGGCGGTGAAGTCGCCGTCGCTGACCCCCGGCTACTGGAACGCCGACCGGCTGACCGAGAGCTTCCAGCTCGACGGCTGGTGGCTCACCGGCGACGTGGCACGCCGGAACGCGGACGGTGACTTCTACCATCTCGACCGCACCGTCGACGTCATCGACACCGCCTCGGGACCGGTCTACAGCCTCGAACTGGAGGAGGTCCTGCTGGCCGACTGCGCCGACATCGTCCGCGACGGCGTGGTGGTGGGCGTGACGGCCCGCGACGGCATCGCGCAGGAGCCGATCGCGGTCGTGCAGCTGCAGGCGGACGCGCCGGAGCGGGCGCCCGAGGCGATCCTCGAACGCGCCAACAAGGAGCTGTCGGGCCGCGGACTGCACCCGCTGGCCGCCGTCACCATCGCCGCCACCGCGGAGGACTACCCGCTGGGACCGACCGGCAAGGTGCTCAAGCGGGAGCTGCGCACCAAGTTCTCCTCGCTGCTGCGGGGATGA
- a CDS encoding NAD(P)/FAD-dependent oxidoreductase: protein MSRVVVVGAGLAGLTAATELSLAGVEVTVLEARDRVGGRTHGIEVAPGAWIDAGAAYLGERHTDLAKMIADLGLKTVRTTMEGHSRFVLGQGGVTREGRFPPLNAVALGDLFDRLDELVERVDRDAPWRSDIADGETAATWAQRYLTHPDALAFFPLFLGEMMAADPADVSVLHMAFYLSSGGGLGYLNAFEGGAQDSRIDGGAQQLCRRLADGLGPGAVHLNTPVRAIDQDGRSATVHCAGASHPCDAVVVAVPPALADEILFRDAAPVRRTTARTAPGRAVKVHLVYPAPLWREQGLSGWSVNAAGPLLSTVDDTPACGRAGVLTGFVTGHEATRYAALPPAEQRREAVAQAASVFPGLPEPAGFHVSDWVSERYSRGCYAALFGPGDWRQLGPHLTAPHGRVHWAGAETSTEYFGLMEGAIRSGRRAAAEILAPR, encoded by the coding sequence ATGAGCCGGGTCGTCGTGGTCGGGGCCGGTCTGGCGGGCTTGACGGCCGCGACCGAGCTGAGCCTGGCCGGCGTCGAGGTGACCGTGCTCGAAGCGCGAGACCGCGTCGGCGGCCGCACGCACGGCATCGAGGTGGCACCGGGAGCGTGGATCGACGCCGGTGCCGCCTACCTCGGCGAGCGCCACACCGACCTGGCGAAGATGATCGCCGACCTCGGCCTGAAGACGGTGCGGACCACGATGGAGGGCCACAGCCGCTTCGTCCTCGGCCAGGGCGGGGTCACCCGCGAGGGACGGTTCCCGCCACTGAACGCGGTGGCCCTCGGCGACCTGTTCGACCGCCTCGACGAGCTGGTCGAGCGCGTGGACCGGGACGCGCCCTGGCGGTCGGACATCGCCGACGGCGAAACGGCCGCGACCTGGGCGCAGCGTTACCTGACCCATCCCGACGCCCTTGCCTTCTTCCCGCTGTTCCTCGGCGAGATGATGGCCGCCGACCCGGCCGACGTCTCCGTGCTGCACATGGCCTTCTACCTGAGCAGCGGCGGCGGCCTGGGCTACCTCAACGCGTTCGAGGGCGGAGCGCAGGACAGCCGGATCGACGGCGGAGCGCAGCAGCTGTGCCGGCGCCTGGCCGACGGCCTCGGCCCGGGGGCCGTCCACCTGAACACCCCGGTGCGCGCCATCGATCAGGACGGCCGCTCGGCGACGGTCCACTGCGCGGGCGCGAGCCACCCCTGCGACGCGGTCGTGGTGGCCGTGCCACCTGCGCTCGCCGACGAGATCCTGTTCCGCGACGCCGCGCCGGTGCGGCGCACGACCGCGCGAACGGCGCCGGGCCGTGCGGTGAAGGTGCATCTGGTCTACCCCGCGCCGCTGTGGCGGGAGCAGGGCCTGTCGGGCTGGTCGGTCAACGCGGCCGGGCCGCTGCTGTCGACGGTGGACGACACCCCCGCCTGCGGGCGGGCCGGCGTCCTGACCGGCTTCGTCACGGGACACGAGGCCACCCGGTATGCCGCGCTGCCGCCGGCCGAGCAGCGGCGCGAAGCCGTCGCCCAGGCGGCATCGGTCTTCCCCGGCCTGCCGGAGCCGGCCGGTTTCCACGTGAGCGACTGGGTCTCGGAGCGGTACAGCCGAGGCTGCTACGCGGCGCTGTTCGGGCCCGGCGACTGGCGGCAGCTCGGCCCGCACCTGACGGCCCCGCACGGACGCGTCCACTGGGCGGGCGCGGAGACGAGCACCGAGTACTTCGGGCTCATGGAGGGCGCGATCCGCTCCGGGCGCCGCGCCGCCGCCGAGATCCTCGCACCACGCTGA
- a CDS encoding phosphopantetheine-binding protein: MSVQGVSEIFGRVLRVRDVRAESDFFTLGGDSLLATRVLSAVARDYGVELSFDDFAAAPTPAALAERIASRR, translated from the coding sequence ATGAGCGTCCAGGGCGTCTCGGAGATCTTCGGCCGCGTACTGCGGGTCCGCGATGTCCGGGCCGAGTCCGACTTCTTCACACTGGGCGGTGACTCGCTGCTGGCCACTCGCGTTCTCAGTGCGGTGGCCCGCGACTACGGCGTTGAGCTGTCGTTCGACGACTTCGCCGCTGCGCCCACCCCGGCCGCGCTCGCCGAACGTATAGCGAGCCGGCGATGA
- a CDS encoding AMP-binding protein has protein sequence MSLIEAFAGVAAAHPERLAIVHNGRAIRYADLAQAVWAVADLVGPSPGTVGVPATHSPGTIATMLGVWAAGGTYCPVDPAFPAQRRQAMLTAAGCRTVFDPADVPWHTADTRASHRPLAVIDAERPAYILFTSGSTGQPKPVVTPRRAIATTIASLRDLFDLTVDDRVLQFASLNWDTCFEEILPTLTVGACLVMNDEAHTGSFPRFLRSVERQRITILDLPTAFWHELVHYLVEDRFALPPDLRLVIIGGEAASPARLADWAALDTAHIRLLNTYGCTETTLITHAGDLHGPRAKDLPGAHTQVPIGWPLPHVLQHVSEHGELTVGGPCLALGYRGLPEATEQRFMTVGGVRFFRTGDRVEAEPDGRLIHYGRLDQEIKIRGIRVNPAEVETHLAAHPSVAAVAVAGVTVADHVALAAFVVPRPHADPAALEAELREFLDSRVPRHLIPSRMSIVEELHYTASGKIDREFMRRHLS, from the coding sequence TTGAGTCTGATCGAGGCGTTCGCCGGCGTCGCCGCGGCGCATCCGGAGCGGCTCGCGATCGTCCACAACGGACGCGCGATCCGCTACGCGGATCTGGCGCAGGCCGTGTGGGCGGTGGCGGACCTGGTCGGGCCCAGCCCCGGCACCGTGGGCGTGCCGGCGACCCACTCGCCGGGCACGATCGCCACGATGCTGGGCGTATGGGCCGCCGGGGGGACCTACTGCCCGGTCGATCCGGCGTTTCCGGCCCAGCGGCGGCAGGCGATGCTCACCGCGGCCGGCTGCCGGACCGTGTTCGACCCCGCCGACGTGCCCTGGCACACCGCCGACACCCGCGCCTCGCACCGGCCGCTCGCCGTGATCGACGCTGAGCGGCCCGCGTACATCCTGTTCACCTCGGGCTCCACCGGGCAGCCCAAGCCGGTGGTCACCCCCAGGCGCGCGATCGCCACGACGATCGCCTCCCTGCGTGACCTCTTCGACCTCACGGTCGACGACCGGGTCCTGCAGTTCGCCTCGCTGAACTGGGACACCTGCTTCGAGGAGATCCTCCCGACGCTGACCGTCGGGGCCTGCCTGGTGATGAACGACGAAGCCCACACCGGATCGTTTCCCCGGTTCCTGCGGTCGGTCGAGCGCCAGCGGATCACGATCCTGGACCTGCCGACGGCGTTCTGGCACGAACTCGTGCACTACCTGGTGGAGGACCGCTTCGCGCTGCCGCCCGACCTGCGCCTGGTCATCATCGGGGGAGAGGCGGCCAGCCCGGCGCGGCTGGCCGACTGGGCCGCGCTGGACACCGCGCACATCAGGCTGCTCAACACGTACGGCTGCACCGAGACCACGCTCATCACGCACGCGGGCGACCTGCACGGACCGCGGGCCAAGGACCTGCCGGGCGCGCACACCCAGGTGCCGATCGGCTGGCCGCTGCCGCACGTCCTGCAGCACGTCAGCGAGCACGGCGAGCTGACCGTCGGCGGGCCCTGCCTGGCGCTGGGCTACCGCGGCCTGCCGGAGGCGACCGAGCAGCGTTTCATGACCGTCGGCGGGGTCCGGTTCTTCCGCACCGGCGACCGGGTGGAGGCCGAACCGGACGGCAGGCTGATCCACTACGGCAGGCTCGACCAGGAGATCAAGATCCGTGGTATCCGGGTCAACCCGGCCGAGGTCGAGACGCACCTGGCCGCCCATCCGTCGGTGGCGGCCGTCGCGGTGGCCGGGGTGACCGTCGCCGACCACGTGGCGCTCGCCGCGTTCGTGGTGCCACGGCCGCACGCCGACCCGGCCGCCCTGGAAGCCGAGCTGCGCGAGTTCCTGGACAGCCGGGTGCCCCGGCACCTCATACCCAGCCGGATGTCGATCGTCGAGGAACTTCACTACACGGCCAGCGGCAAGATCGACCGCGAATTCATGAGGAGGCACCTGTCATGA